From the genome of Salvelinus alpinus chromosome 19, SLU_Salpinus.1, whole genome shotgun sequence, one region includes:
- the LOC139545243 gene encoding synaptic vesicle glycoprotein 2C-like isoform X5 has protein sequence MFQQQRPWLHIPHHFAWFVCWQIRKQKVGKHDEAWMILKQIHDTNMRARGQPEKVFTVNRIKIPKHLDELVEMKSESGNAVSKALFRSKTELRGILVNFIKCFDYPLKENTIKLAIVWFTLSFGYYGLSVWFPDVIKHLQADDYASKVKTHSNERIEDFTFNFTLENQIHTNGVFISDRFLNMKLKSVTFIDSTFRNCYFDDVTSVGSYFRNCTFIEAFFFNTDIDESKLIDGTEVINSSFHHNKTGCQMTFDNDYSAYWVYFINFLGTLAVLPGNIVSALLMDKIGRLSMLGGSMVLSGISCFFLWFGTSESMMIFMLCLYNGLSISAWNSLDVVTTESFPTDRRGTGFGFCNALCKLAAVLGNVIFGSLVGITKAIPILLASSVLVCGGLVGLRLPDTRANVLM, from the exons ATGTTTCAGCAGCAGAGGCCTTGGCTACACATTCCACACCATTTCGCATGGTTTGTCTGCTGGCAAATAAGAAAGCAAAAG GTGGGGAAGCATGATGAGGCTTGGATGATCCTCAAACAGATCCATGACACCAACATGCGAGCGCGTGGGCAGCCGGAAAAAGTCTTCACC GTGAACAGAATCAAGATCCCCAAGCATCTGGATGAGCTGGTGGAGATGAAGTCAGAGTCGGGGAACGCAGTTTCCAAGGCCCTCTTCAGGTCAAAGACAGAGCTACGTGGG ATCTTGGTTAACTTTATTAAGTGTTTTGACTACCCTCTGAAAGAAAACACTATCAAGCTGGCTATTGTGTGGTTTACACTGTCATTTGG GTACTACGGCCTGTCTGTGTGGTTCCCTGATGTCATCAAGCATCTTCAGGCAGACGACTATGCCTCCAAGGTGAAGACCCACAGCAACGAACGCATCGAGGACTTCACCTTCAACTTCACCCTGGAGAACCAGATCCACACCAACGGGGTCTTCATCAGCGACAG ATTTCTTAATATGAAGTTGAAGTCCGTCACCTTCATTGACTCCACCTTCCGTAACTGCTACTTTGACGACGTGACGTCAGTGGGATCCTACTTCCGGAACTGTACCTTCATCGAGGCATTCTTCTTCAACACTG ACATCGATGAATCAAAACTGATAGACGGCACAGAGGTGATCAACAGCTCGTTCCACCACAACAAGACGGGCTGTCAGATGACGTTTGACAACGACTACAGCGCCTACTGGGTCTACTTTATCAACTTCCTGGGAACTCTAGCTGTTCTACCCGGCAACATTGTTTCTGCACTGCTCATGGATAAGATTGGACGCCTATCGATGTTAG gTGGCTCCATGGTTCTGTCAGGGATCAGTTGTTTCTTCCTGTGGTTCGGCACCAGTGAGTCGATGATGATCTTCATGCTGTGCCTTTACAACGGCCTGAGCATATCAGCCTGGAACTCACTGGACGTGGTCACCACAGAGTCCTTCCCTACAGACAGGAG agGGACAGGTTTTGGGTTCTGTAATGCTCTGTGTAAGTTAGCTGCCGTGTTGGGGAACGTGATCTTTGGTTCGCTGGTTGGCATCACCAAGGCCATCCCCATCCTCCTGGCCTCATCTGTGCTGGTGTGTGGAGGTCTGGTGGGGCTCCGGCTGCCTGATACTCGGGCCAACGTCCTCATGTAG
- the LOC139545243 gene encoding synaptic vesicle glycoprotein 2C-like isoform X6, which yields MILKQIHDTNMRARGQPEKVFTVNRIKIPKHLDELVEMKSESGNAVSKALFRSKTELRGILVNFIKCFDYPLKENTIKLAIVWFTLSFGYYGLSVWFPDVIKHLQADDYASKVKTHSNERIEDFTFNFTLENQIHTNGVFISDRFLNMKLKSVTFIDSTFRNCYFDDVTSVGSYFRNCTFIEAFFFNTDIDESKLIDGTEVINSSFHHNKTGCQMTFDNDYSAYWVYFINFLGTLAVLPGNIVSALLMDKIGRLSMLGGSMVLSGISCFFLWFGTSESMMIFMLCLYNGLSISAWNSLDVVTTESFPTDRRGTGFGFCNALCKLAAVLGNVIFGSLVGITKAIPILLASSVLVCGGLVGLRLPDTRANVLM from the exons ATGATCCTCAAACAGATCCATGACACCAACATGCGAGCGCGTGGGCAGCCGGAAAAAGTCTTCACC GTGAACAGAATCAAGATCCCCAAGCATCTGGATGAGCTGGTGGAGATGAAGTCAGAGTCGGGGAACGCAGTTTCCAAGGCCCTCTTCAGGTCAAAGACAGAGCTACGTGGG ATCTTGGTTAACTTTATTAAGTGTTTTGACTACCCTCTGAAAGAAAACACTATCAAGCTGGCTATTGTGTGGTTTACACTGTCATTTGG GTACTACGGCCTGTCTGTGTGGTTCCCTGATGTCATCAAGCATCTTCAGGCAGACGACTATGCCTCCAAGGTGAAGACCCACAGCAACGAACGCATCGAGGACTTCACCTTCAACTTCACCCTGGAGAACCAGATCCACACCAACGGGGTCTTCATCAGCGACAG ATTTCTTAATATGAAGTTGAAGTCCGTCACCTTCATTGACTCCACCTTCCGTAACTGCTACTTTGACGACGTGACGTCAGTGGGATCCTACTTCCGGAACTGTACCTTCATCGAGGCATTCTTCTTCAACACTG ACATCGATGAATCAAAACTGATAGACGGCACAGAGGTGATCAACAGCTCGTTCCACCACAACAAGACGGGCTGTCAGATGACGTTTGACAACGACTACAGCGCCTACTGGGTCTACTTTATCAACTTCCTGGGAACTCTAGCTGTTCTACCCGGCAACATTGTTTCTGCACTGCTCATGGATAAGATTGGACGCCTATCGATGTTAG gTGGCTCCATGGTTCTGTCAGGGATCAGTTGTTTCTTCCTGTGGTTCGGCACCAGTGAGTCGATGATGATCTTCATGCTGTGCCTTTACAACGGCCTGAGCATATCAGCCTGGAACTCACTGGACGTGGTCACCACAGAGTCCTTCCCTACAGACAGGAG agGGACAGGTTTTGGGTTCTGTAATGCTCTGTGTAAGTTAGCTGCCGTGTTGGGGAACGTGATCTTTGGTTCGCTGGTTGGCATCACCAAGGCCATCCCCATCCTCCTGGCCTCATCTGTGCTGGTGTGTGGAGGTCTGGTGGGGCTCCGGCTGCCTGATACTCGGGCCAACGTCCTCATGTAG
- the LOC139545243 gene encoding synaptic vesicle glycoprotein 2C-like isoform X4: MAWAIIPHYGWSFSMGSAYQFHSWRVFVVVCALPCVCAVVALTFMPESPRFYLEVGKHDEAWMILKQIHDTNMRARGQPEKVFTVNRIKIPKHLDELVEMKSESGNAVSKALFRSKTELRGILVNFIKCFDYPLKENTIKLAIVWFTLSFGYYGLSVWFPDVIKHLQADDYASKVKTHSNERIEDFTFNFTLENQIHTNGVFISDRFLNMKLKSVTFIDSTFRNCYFDDVTSVGSYFRNCTFIEAFFFNTDIDESKLIDGTEVINSSFHHNKTGCQMTFDNDYSAYWVYFINFLGTLAVLPGNIVSALLMDKIGRLSMLGGSMVLSGISCFFLWFGTSESMMIFMLCLYNGLSISAWNSLDVVTTESFPTDRRGTGFGFCNALCKLAAVLGNVIFGSLVGITKAIPILLASSVLVCGGLVGLRLPDTRANVLM; this comes from the exons GCTGGAGTTTCAGTATGGGTTCGGCCTACCAGTTCCATAGTTGGAGAGTGTTTGTGGTGGTCTGCGCCCTGCCCTGCGTCTGTGCTGTGGTGGCTCTCACCTTTATGCCCGAGAGCCCCAGGTTTTACCTGGAG GTGGGGAAGCATGATGAGGCTTGGATGATCCTCAAACAGATCCATGACACCAACATGCGAGCGCGTGGGCAGCCGGAAAAAGTCTTCACC GTGAACAGAATCAAGATCCCCAAGCATCTGGATGAGCTGGTGGAGATGAAGTCAGAGTCGGGGAACGCAGTTTCCAAGGCCCTCTTCAGGTCAAAGACAGAGCTACGTGGG ATCTTGGTTAACTTTATTAAGTGTTTTGACTACCCTCTGAAAGAAAACACTATCAAGCTGGCTATTGTGTGGTTTACACTGTCATTTGG GTACTACGGCCTGTCTGTGTGGTTCCCTGATGTCATCAAGCATCTTCAGGCAGACGACTATGCCTCCAAGGTGAAGACCCACAGCAACGAACGCATCGAGGACTTCACCTTCAACTTCACCCTGGAGAACCAGATCCACACCAACGGGGTCTTCATCAGCGACAG ATTTCTTAATATGAAGTTGAAGTCCGTCACCTTCATTGACTCCACCTTCCGTAACTGCTACTTTGACGACGTGACGTCAGTGGGATCCTACTTCCGGAACTGTACCTTCATCGAGGCATTCTTCTTCAACACTG ACATCGATGAATCAAAACTGATAGACGGCACAGAGGTGATCAACAGCTCGTTCCACCACAACAAGACGGGCTGTCAGATGACGTTTGACAACGACTACAGCGCCTACTGGGTCTACTTTATCAACTTCCTGGGAACTCTAGCTGTTCTACCCGGCAACATTGTTTCTGCACTGCTCATGGATAAGATTGGACGCCTATCGATGTTAG gTGGCTCCATGGTTCTGTCAGGGATCAGTTGTTTCTTCCTGTGGTTCGGCACCAGTGAGTCGATGATGATCTTCATGCTGTGCCTTTACAACGGCCTGAGCATATCAGCCTGGAACTCACTGGACGTGGTCACCACAGAGTCCTTCCCTACAGACAGGAG agGGACAGGTTTTGGGTTCTGTAATGCTCTGTGTAAGTTAGCTGCCGTGTTGGGGAACGTGATCTTTGGTTCGCTGGTTGGCATCACCAAGGCCATCCCCATCCTCCTGGCCTCATCTGTGCTGGTGTGTGGAGGTCTGGTGGGGCTCCGGCTGCCTGATACTCGGGCCAACGTCCTCATGTAG